In Herbinix luporum, a single window of DNA contains:
- the rpoB gene encoding DNA-directed RNA polymerase subunit beta, with protein sequence MDRNRMHPVKVGNNVRMSYSKQKEVLEMPNLIEVQKDSYQWFLTEGLKEVFDDISPITDYGGNLSLEFVDFTLCEDDIKYTIEECKERDATYAAPLKVKVRLHNKENNEINEHDIFMGDLPLMTETGTFVINGAERVIVSQLVRSPGIYYAVDHDKIGKKLFSATVIPNRGAWLEYETDSNDVFYVRVDRNRKVPITTFIRALGYGTNEEIKQLFGEEPKILASLAKDPSTARDPSGSYQDGLLELYKKLRPGEPLAVENAEALLNSMFFDARRYDLAKVGRYKFNKKLAYRNRIVGFVLAEDVVDKSTGEVIAEAGTTVSNELAMIIQDSAIPSVMVQADERNVKVISNMMVNLSYYLPEISVAEKKSMGLNEYVYYPVLKKILENHTSLEDIKEALRKNISDLVPKYITKEDIIASINYNINLEYGIGYIDDIDHLGNRRIRAVGELLQNQYRIGLSRMERVVRERMTTQDLEGISPQSLINIKPVTAAVKEFFGSSQLSQFMDQHNPLGELTHKRRLSALGPGGLSRDRAGFEVRDVHYSHYGRMCPVETPEGPNIGLINSLATYARINEYGFIEAPYRVVDKADPENPKVTDEVIYLTADEEDRYVVAQANAELDENGYFIGNSISGRYKEETSQYDKQQIDLMDVSPKMVFSVATSLIPFLENDDANRALMGANMQRQAVPLLKTEAPVVGTGIEAKAAIDSGVCVLAKKSGTVEKVTAREILVKNDDGSKSTYRLIKFSKSNQGTCINQRPVVNWGDRVEAGQVIADGPSTSKGELALGKNPLIGFMTWEGYNYEDAVLISERLVQEDVYTSIHIEEYEAEARDTKLGPEEITRDIPGVGDEALKDLDERGIIRIGAEVRAGDILVGKVTPKGETELTAEERLLRAIFGEKAREVRDTSLRVPHGEYGIVVDAKVFTRENGDELSPGVNETVRVYIAQKRKIQVGDKMAGRHGNKGVVSRVLPVEDMPFLPNGRPLDIVLNPLGVPSRMNIGQVLEIHLSLAAKVLGIDVATPVFDGANEFDIMDTLKIANDYANLEWEEFEEKYKDNINPYLFDYLKEHHGENNEWKGVPINSDGKIMLRDGRTGEFFDQPVTVGFMHYLKLHHLVDDKIHARSTGPYSLVTQQPLGGKAQFGGQRFGEMEVWALEAYGAAYILQEILTVKSDDVTGRVKTYEAIIKGENISEPGIPESFKVLLKELQSLALDVTVLDEYGNEVRLTENSEYGDSDMTQLIEGDNNFRYDEEGYEDAGFTKTEGEDIDNDIFDIYEEDSGEVEQQDDFSFD encoded by the coding sequence ATGGATAGAAACAGAATGCATCCGGTCAAGGTTGGTAACAACGTTAGAATGAGTTACTCCAAGCAGAAGGAAGTATTGGAGATGCCTAATCTAATTGAGGTTCAAAAGGATTCCTATCAATGGTTCCTTACAGAAGGGCTTAAAGAAGTATTTGATGATATATCTCCGATTACTGATTACGGCGGAAACTTGAGTCTGGAGTTTGTAGACTTTACATTGTGTGAGGATGATATTAAATATACAATAGAAGAATGTAAGGAAAGAGATGCAACCTATGCAGCTCCCTTAAAGGTAAAGGTCAGACTCCATAATAAAGAAAATAACGAAATTAATGAACATGACATATTTATGGGCGATTTACCGCTTATGACTGAAACGGGTACATTTGTTATAAATGGTGCGGAAAGAGTAATTGTAAGCCAACTGGTACGTTCCCCCGGTATATATTATGCTGTAGATCATGATAAGATTGGTAAGAAATTATTTTCTGCTACTGTCATACCCAATAGAGGTGCTTGGTTGGAATATGAAACTGATTCCAACGATGTATTCTATGTTAGGGTAGATCGTAATAGAAAAGTTCCGATTACAACATTTATCAGAGCATTAGGATATGGAACGAATGAAGAAATTAAGCAGCTGTTCGGTGAGGAACCGAAAATTCTTGCAAGTTTGGCTAAAGACCCAAGTACAGCTAGGGATCCATCCGGTAGTTATCAGGATGGTTTATTAGAGTTATACAAAAAACTTCGTCCCGGTGAGCCACTGGCAGTGGAAAATGCAGAAGCCTTACTTAACAGTATGTTTTTTGATGCCAGAAGATACGACCTGGCGAAAGTAGGTCGCTATAAATTTAATAAAAAACTGGCTTATCGTAATCGCATCGTAGGTTTTGTACTGGCTGAAGATGTAGTTGATAAGTCCACCGGTGAAGTAATTGCTGAAGCAGGGACTACAGTAAGTAACGAATTAGCAATGATTATACAAGATTCTGCTATACCTTCTGTTATGGTACAAGCGGATGAAAGAAATGTGAAGGTTATTTCCAATATGATGGTTAACCTTTCTTATTATTTACCTGAAATCAGTGTTGCAGAGAAGAAATCCATGGGTCTTAATGAATATGTCTACTACCCTGTATTAAAAAAGATTTTAGAGAATCATACTTCTCTTGAAGATATTAAGGAAGCACTTAGAAAAAATATCAGCGACCTGGTTCCGAAATATATAACTAAAGAAGATATAATTGCTTCTATAAATTATAATATTAATCTGGAATATGGTATAGGATATATAGATGATATTGACCATTTGGGCAACAGAAGAATTCGTGCGGTGGGTGAGCTTTTACAGAACCAGTACCGTATCGGACTGTCTAGAATGGAAAGAGTTGTCAGAGAAAGAATGACAACACAGGATTTAGAGGGTATAAGTCCTCAATCCTTAATAAATATTAAACCTGTGACTGCAGCGGTAAAAGAATTCTTTGGAAGCTCCCAGTTGTCACAGTTTATGGATCAACATAACCCCTTGGGTGAGCTGACTCATAAAAGACGTCTATCAGCTTTAGGACCGGGTGGTCTTTCCCGTGACAGAGCGGGCTTTGAAGTCCGTGACGTACACTATTCCCATTATGGAAGAATGTGTCCTGTTGAGACCCCGGAAGGTCCTAACATCGGTCTTATTAACTCTCTTGCAACCTATGCAAGAATTAACGAATATGGATTTATAGAGGCTCCTTATCGTGTGGTAGATAAGGCTGATCCTGAAAATCCTAAGGTTACCGATGAGGTAATTTATCTGACGGCAGATGAAGAGGATAGATATGTAGTAGCACAAGCTAATGCTGAGCTTGATGAGAATGGATATTTTATTGGCAACAGTATATCCGGCCGATATAAAGAAGAAACTTCCCAATATGATAAGCAGCAGATTGACTTAATGGACGTATCTCCTAAGATGGTCTTTTCTGTGGCTACATCATTAATTCCTTTCTTGGAAAATGACGATGCTAACCGTGCTCTAATGGGTGCCAACATGCAGCGTCAGGCTGTTCCCCTTCTTAAGACAGAAGCTCCTGTAGTAGGAACCGGAATTGAGGCCAAGGCAGCCATCGACTCCGGGGTATGCGTTCTGGCTAAAAAATCCGGTACTGTGGAAAAGGTGACTGCCAGGGAGATTTTAGTTAAAAATGATGACGGTTCAAAGAGCACATATCGTCTCATTAAATTTTCCAAGAGTAACCAAGGTACCTGTATTAACCAAAGACCTGTAGTAAATTGGGGTGATAGGGTTGAGGCAGGTCAGGTTATTGCAGACGGTCCTTCAACCAGTAAGGGTGAGCTGGCCCTTGGTAAGAATCCTTTGATTGGCTTTATGACCTGGGAAGGATATAACTACGAGGACGCTGTATTAATTAGTGAACGTTTGGTTCAAGAGGATGTATATACATCTATTCATATAGAAGAATATGAGGCTGAGGCAAGAGATACCAAACTTGGTCCCGAAGAAATAACCAGGGATATACCCGGTGTCGGTGACGAAGCCCTTAAGGACTTGGATGAAAGAGGAATTATCCGTATCGGTGCAGAAGTTCGTGCCGGTGACATTCTTGTGGGTAAAGTTACCCCTAAGGGTGAAACTGAACTGACCGCCGAAGAAAGATTACTTAGAGCAATCTTTGGGGAGAAGGCAAGAGAAGTAAGGGATACTTCTTTAAGGGTTCCTCATGGTGAGTATGGTATTGTTGTAGATGCCAAGGTATTTACCAGAGAAAACGGAGATGAATTATCTCCCGGTGTTAACGAAACTGTTCGTGTATATATAGCACAAAAAAGAAAAATCCAGGTTGGTGACAAGATGGCCGGAAGACACGGTAATAAGGGTGTTGTATCCCGTGTGTTACCTGTTGAGGATATGCCATTTTTACCAAACGGAAGACCTTTAGATATAGTATTAAACCCCTTAGGCGTACCTTCCCGTATGAATATCGGACAGGTACTTGAGATACATCTGTCCTTAGCTGCAAAGGTTTTAGGTATCGACGTGGCAACTCCGGTTTTTGACGGTGCCAATGAATTTGATATTATGGATACCTTAAAAATAGCCAATGATTATGCCAACTTAGAATGGGAAGAATTCGAAGAAAAGTATAAAGATAATATAAATCCTTATCTTTTCGATTATCTGAAAGAACATCACGGTGAAAATAATGAATGGAAGGGTGTTCCCATTAACAGTGATGGAAAAATTATGCTTCGAGACGGAAGAACCGGTGAGTTCTTTGACCAGCCGGTAACCGTAGGCTTTATGCATTATTTGAAGTTGCATCATCTGGTTGATGATAAGATTCATGCCCGCTCTACAGGACCTTATTCATTGGTAACACAACAGCCTCTAGGGGGTAAGGCACAGTTTGGCGGACAGAGATTTGGTGAGATGGAAGTATGGGCACTGGAAGCATACGGTGCGGCATATATTCTCCAAGAAATCCTGACAGTAAAATCTGACGATGTAACCGGTCGTGTAAAAACCTATGAAGCAATTATTAAAGGTGAAAATATCAGTGAGCCCGGCATACCGGAATCCTTTAAGGTTCTCTTAAAGGAACTTCAGTCCTTAGCTCTTGATGTTACTGTTCTTGACGAATATGGTAACGAGGTTAGGTTGACAGAAAATTCAGAATACGGTGATTCTGATATGACTCAGTTAATTGAAGGAGATAATAACTTCAGATATGATGAGGAGGGCTATGAAGACGCCGGTTTCACCAAGACAGAAGGTGAGGATATTGACAACGATATTTTTGATATCTACGAGGAAGATTCGGGTGAAGTAGAGCAGCAAGATGACTTTAGTTTTGATTAA
- the rpoC gene encoding DNA-directed RNA polymerase subunit beta' produces MPDIMYNNEQEITYDAIRIGLASPEKIREWSRGEVRKPETINYRTLKPEKDGLFCERIFGPSKDWECHCGKYKKIRYKGVVCDRCGVEVTKASVRRERMGHIELAAPVSHIWYFKGIPSRMGLLLDLSPRTLEKVLYFASYIVLDKGNTDLQYKQVLNEKEKQEAIEKYGEGSFRVGMGAEAVQELLRNIDLDKEVKDLKRALKDSTGQKRARIIKRLEVVEAFRESGNKPEWLILTVIPVIPPDLRPMVQLDGGRFATSDMNDLYRRIINRNNRLKRLLELGAPDIIVRNEKRMLQEAVDALIDNGRRGRPVTGPGNRPLKSLSDMLKGKQGRFRQNLLGKRVDYSGRSVIVVGPELKLYQCGLPKEMAIELFKPFVMKELVARGTAHNIKSAKKMVERLQPEVWDVLEDVIKEHPVMLNRAPTLHRLGIQAFEPVLVEGKAIKLHPLVCTAYNADFDGDQMAVHVPLSVEAQAECRFLLLSPNNLLKPSDGAPVTVPSQDMVLGIYYLTIERENDTGILHSFKSVDEAILAYENKTITLHEPILVKMTGINNEGVEESKMIKSTLGRFVFNEIIPQDLGFVDRSKPENFLELEINFLVGKKQLKPILEKCINIHGATQTAELLDAVKTLGYKYATRAAFTVSISDMKVPEEKKQILAEAEETVESISKEYRRGRMTEEERYNAVINTWKEADNELTETLLAGLDRFNNIKMMSDSGARGSDKQIKQLAGMRGLMADTSGRTIELPIKSNLREGLDVLEYFISAHGARKGLSDTALRTADSGYLTRRLVDVAQDLIIREADCCEHEEEITGMWVKAFTDGSEVIETLEERITGRFSCETIYDAEGNIIVKANHMITPKRAAKIIETGVDKVKIRNVLSCKSHIGVCAKCYGANLATGEAVQVGEAVGIIAAQSIGEPGTQLTMRTFHTGGVAGDDITQGLPRVEELFEARKPKGLAIISEFGGTVTIKDTKKKREVIVTNPETMESKAYLIPYGSRIKVMEGDIIEAGDELTEGSVNPHDILKIKGVRAVQDYMIQEVQRVYRLQGVEINDKHIEVIVRQMLKKVRIEDNGDTNFLPGALVDIMEFNDVNKAMEEQGLQPAEGKQVMLGITKASLATNSFLSAASFQETTKVLTEAAIKGKVDPLIGLKENVIIGKLIPAGTGMKRYRSVKLDTDIQEESLMAADMYPEGSYSQDFETLEYPENQDQGDNYVEDGIPEVVYDEEKYTSGDNYIGREDSKPGVDDAHISLGEETHNDGDWTETEFNLKGIIEDDYSDGL; encoded by the coding sequence ATGCCTGATATTATGTATAACAATGAGCAGGAAATAACCTATGATGCAATTAGAATTGGTCTAGCCTCACCGGAAAAAATTAGGGAATGGTCCAGAGGCGAGGTAAGAAAACCTGAAACCATTAACTATAGAACCTTAAAACCGGAAAAGGATGGCTTGTTCTGCGAAAGAATTTTTGGACCCAGTAAGGACTGGGAATGTCATTGCGGAAAGTATAAAAAAATCAGATATAAAGGTGTCGTTTGTGACCGCTGTGGTGTTGAGGTTACAAAAGCCAGTGTACGCCGTGAAAGAATGGGTCATATTGAACTGGCAGCACCGGTATCCCATATATGGTATTTTAAAGGAATACCAAGCCGTATGGGTTTACTCCTTGACTTGTCACCAAGGACCCTAGAAAAAGTACTTTACTTTGCTTCCTATATTGTACTGGATAAGGGAAATACCGACCTTCAGTACAAACAGGTTCTTAATGAAAAGGAAAAACAGGAAGCAATTGAGAAATATGGTGAAGGTAGCTTCCGTGTAGGAATGGGTGCGGAAGCTGTACAAGAGCTTTTAAGAAATATTGATTTAGATAAGGAAGTTAAGGATTTAAAAAGGGCATTAAAGGATTCCACAGGCCAAAAGCGGGCGAGAATTATTAAACGTCTGGAAGTCGTTGAGGCCTTTAGGGAGTCGGGAAATAAGCCGGAGTGGTTAATTCTTACCGTAATTCCGGTTATCCCCCCGGATCTTCGTCCTATGGTTCAGCTAGACGGAGGAAGATTTGCAACTTCCGATATGAATGATTTATATAGAAGAATAATCAACAGAAATAATCGCTTAAAGAGACTGTTAGAACTAGGAGCTCCGGATATTATTGTTCGTAATGAGAAGAGAATGTTACAGGAAGCTGTGGATGCCTTAATAGATAACGGCAGAAGAGGAAGGCCTGTAACAGGCCCCGGCAACCGTCCTTTAAAATCCTTATCTGATATGTTAAAAGGTAAACAGGGACGTTTCCGTCAAAATCTTCTTGGTAAGAGAGTTGACTATTCCGGTCGTTCCGTTATAGTTGTCGGTCCCGAATTAAAGCTTTATCAGTGTGGTCTTCCTAAGGAAATGGCTATTGAATTGTTTAAGCCTTTCGTTATGAAAGAGCTGGTAGCCAGAGGAACCGCCCATAATATAAAGTCAGCTAAGAAGATGGTAGAGAGACTTCAGCCTGAGGTATGGGATGTATTGGAGGATGTTATTAAAGAGCATCCGGTTATGTTAAACCGTGCTCCGACCCTTCATAGACTGGGTATCCAAGCATTTGAGCCTGTACTTGTAGAAGGTAAGGCAATTAAGCTTCATCCTTTGGTATGTACAGCATACAATGCGGACTTTGACGGAGACCAAATGGCTGTCCATGTACCCTTGTCTGTGGAAGCTCAGGCAGAATGTAGATTCCTGTTACTGTCACCTAACAACCTATTAAAACCCTCAGACGGTGCACCGGTAACTGTTCCTTCTCAGGATATGGTTCTGGGTATCTATTATCTGACCATAGAAAGAGAAAATGATACAGGAATTTTACATTCCTTTAAGAGTGTTGATGAAGCAATCCTAGCCTATGAAAATAAAACAATTACACTTCATGAGCCTATTTTAGTAAAAATGACAGGTATAAATAATGAAGGGGTGGAAGAGTCTAAAATGATAAAATCCACCTTAGGACGCTTTGTTTTCAATGAAATAATTCCCCAGGACCTAGGATTTGTTGATAGAAGTAAACCTGAAAATTTCCTTGAACTTGAAATAAATTTTCTTGTAGGAAAGAAGCAGCTTAAACCTATCCTTGAAAAATGCATTAATATCCACGGGGCGACTCAGACAGCAGAACTGTTAGATGCTGTTAAAACCCTAGGTTACAAATATGCAACCAGGGCGGCATTTACTGTTTCCATATCCGATATGAAGGTTCCGGAAGAGAAGAAGCAGATTCTTGCGGAAGCAGAAGAAACCGTAGAAAGTATTTCTAAAGAATATCGCCGTGGTAGAATGACAGAAGAGGAACGTTACAATGCTGTAATTAATACTTGGAAGGAAGCAGACAATGAACTTACTGAAACGCTTCTTGCAGGTTTAGATAGATTTAACAATATTAAAATGATGTCAGACTCCGGCGCCCGTGGTTCTGATAAGCAGATTAAGCAGCTGGCAGGTATGCGTGGACTGATGGCTGATACATCAGGCCGTACCATTGAACTGCCTATCAAATCCAACCTTCGTGAAGGACTTGATGTACTTGAATACTTTATATCAGCCCATGGAGCCAGAAAAGGTCTTTCCGATACTGCTCTTCGTACTGCGGACTCAGGATACCTGACCAGACGTTTGGTTGACGTAGCTCAGGATTTAATCATCCGTGAGGCAGATTGCTGCGAACATGAAGAAGAAATTACAGGTATGTGGGTAAAGGCATTCACTGACGGCAGTGAAGTTATTGAAACCCTTGAGGAAAGAATAACAGGAAGATTTTCCTGCGAGACCATATATGATGCAGAAGGTAATATAATTGTAAAAGCAAATCATATGATTACACCAAAGCGGGCAGCTAAGATTATAGAAACCGGTGTAGATAAGGTTAAGATTCGTAACGTACTGTCATGTAAGTCCCATATCGGTGTATGTGCAAAATGTTATGGAGCCAACTTAGCTACCGGTGAAGCTGTTCAAGTAGGTGAAGCGGTAGGAATAATTGCGGCACAGTCCATAGGTGAACCGGGAACCCAGCTTACAATGCGTACCTTCCATACAGGTGGTGTGGCCGGTGACGATATTACACAGGGTCTTCCTCGTGTTGAGGAACTTTTTGAGGCCAGAAAGCCAAAGGGACTTGCAATTATTTCAGAATTTGGCGGCACAGTTACCATTAAGGACACCAAGAAGAAAAGAGAAGTTATTGTAACAAATCCTGAAACTATGGAATCTAAGGCATATCTTATTCCTTACGGTTCAAGGATTAAGGTTATGGAGGGAGACATTATCGAGGCCGGTGACGAGCTGACTGAAGGTAGTGTAAATCCACATGATATCCTTAAAATAAAAGGAGTCCGTGCAGTTCAGGATTATATGATACAAGAAGTTCAGCGGGTATATCGCCTGCAGGGTGTTGAAATAAATGATAAGCATATCGAAGTTATAGTTCGTCAGATGCTTAAGAAAGTCCGTATAGAAGATAACGGTGACACCAACTTCCTACCCGGTGCTTTGGTAGACATTATGGAGTTTAATGATGTAAATAAGGCTATGGAAGAACAGGGCTTACAGCCGGCAGAGGGTAAACAGGTAATGCTGGGAATTACAAAAGCTTCCCTGGCAACTAATTCCTTCTTGTCAGCAGCATCATTCCAAGAAACAACTAAAGTCTTAACCGAAGCCGCAATTAAAGGTAAGGTGGATCCTTTAATAGGACTTAAGGAAAATGTTATAATCGGTAAGCTTATTCCTGCCGGTACCGGCATGAAGAGATACCGTTCAGTTAAGTTGGATACAGATATCCAAGAAGAAAGCTTAATGGCTGCTGATATGTATCCTGAAGGCAGTTATAGCCAAGACTTTGAAACCTTAGAATACCCTGAAAACCAGGACCAGGGGGATAATTATGTAGAAGACGGAATACCTGAAGTTGTATATGATGAAGAAAAATATACCAGCGGCGATAACTATATTGGCCGTGAAGACAGTAAACCCGGCGTAGACGATGCTCATATTTCCCTTGGTGAGGAAACCCACAATGACGGTGACTGGACAGAAACAGAATTTAATTTAAAAGGCATAATTGAAGACGATTATAGTGACGGTCTATAA